In the genome of Variibacter gotjawalensis, one region contains:
- a CDS encoding carboxymuconolactone decarboxylase family protein: MDKKTHDKGLEIRRAVMGDTYVDAALKGADSFNQPLQEFVTEYGWGAVWGRDGLTRQTRSMLNIAMLSVMNRPHELRGHLRGALRNGVTEDEIREVLLQVAVYAGFPAAIDGFRVAREVINEEKKS; this comes from the coding sequence ATGGACAAGAAGACTCACGACAAGGGCTTGGAAATTCGTCGCGCCGTGATGGGCGACACTTATGTCGATGCCGCGCTCAAAGGCGCCGACAGTTTCAATCAGCCGCTCCAGGAATTCGTCACCGAATACGGTTGGGGCGCCGTCTGGGGCCGTGATGGCCTGACGCGTCAAACCCGCAGCATGCTCAACATCGCGATGCTGAGCGTCATGAACCGCCCGCACGAACTGCGCGGCCACCTTCGCGGTGCGCTACGTAATGGTGTGACCGAAGACGAGATTCGCGAGGTGCTGCTGCAAGTCGCGGTTTACGCCGGCTTCCCGGCGGCGATTGATGGCTTCCGGGTCGCGCGCGAAGTGATCAACGAAGAAAAGAAGTCGTGA
- a CDS encoding A24 family peptidase, translating to MLTVAIGLVLFPALMAYAAASDLITMTISNRVSLALVVGFFVIALVIGMAPRQIGMHVLAGLLVLCITFACFALGWIGGGDAKLAAATALWFGFDQMLDYLLLASIFGGALTLGLLQFRKYPLPGSWQYPEWVTRLHHHKTGVPYGIALAAAALLIYPYTDIMRAQWQ from the coding sequence ATGCTAACGGTCGCAATCGGACTTGTTCTCTTCCCTGCACTCATGGCTTACGCTGCCGCGAGCGACCTCATCACTATGACGATCTCGAATCGCGTTTCACTCGCTTTGGTCGTCGGATTCTTCGTCATTGCGTTGGTTATTGGAATGGCGCCGAGGCAAATCGGTATGCACGTTCTGGCTGGGCTTCTAGTGCTCTGCATCACCTTCGCATGCTTTGCCTTAGGGTGGATCGGTGGCGGAGATGCGAAGCTAGCAGCCGCTACCGCTCTCTGGTTCGGCTTCGATCAGATGCTCGACTACCTTCTGCTGGCATCGATTTTTGGCGGCGCGCTGACTCTGGGTCTGCTTCAGTTTCGCAAATACCCCCTGCCAGGGTCTTGGCAGTATCCGGAATGGGTCACCCGCCTACATCACCATAAGACGGGCGTACCCTACGGGATTGCCTTGGCTGCGGCCGCTCTGCTTATCTATCCGTATACGGATATTATGCGCGCCCAATGGCAGTAA
- a CDS encoding TadE/TadG family type IV pilus assembly protein, translated as MTAVEFALTLPFIILLIFGGYELTTGINTDRRVTAVARTVADLTAQHDPNKSPTRDDIPATKINDILGMKEIIEAGQIVFTPYDKANLQIVVSGVRVAANGEARIGWTTQSDNTDVPRRRARNAVVAIDPSLAIPNTNLIWAEVYYPYTPMFGAIATGSILLKESLFMRPRLADCLTFQTLGCT; from the coding sequence ATGACCGCAGTCGAGTTCGCATTAACTTTGCCGTTTATCATACTCTTGATTTTTGGAGGCTACGAACTCACGACGGGCATTAACACGGACCGCCGCGTAACAGCGGTCGCGCGAACTGTTGCAGATTTGACCGCTCAGCATGACCCCAACAAATCTCCCACACGTGACGACATTCCAGCGACAAAGATCAACGATATCTTGGGGATGAAGGAGATCATCGAGGCAGGACAAATCGTCTTCACTCCGTACGACAAAGCCAATCTGCAAATCGTCGTCTCGGGTGTGCGCGTGGCTGCGAACGGTGAAGCAAGGATCGGCTGGACCACCCAGAGTGATAATACCGACGTGCCGAGGCGCAGGGCCAGGAACGCTGTCGTCGCAATCGATCCGAGCCTCGCCATTCCGAACACAAATCTCATTTGGGCCGAGGTGTATTATCCCTACACGCCAATGTTCGGTGCGATCGCGACTGGCTCAATCCTTTTGAAAGAAAGCCTTTTCATGCGGCCGCGATTGGCTGATTGCCTCACCTTTCAAACCCTCGGCTGCACCTGA
- a CDS encoding N-acyl homoserine lactonase family protein yields MTDTYEVYAIKYGDHDRKASENFLGGDPHDGPMPLDYFVWAIVGDKRTFVLDTGFEPAIGDKRQRRISKPINEGLATIGIKVDEVRDIIVSHLHYDHTGNYEMFPNARYHLQDCEMAYATGRCMCHAELRKPFEAEDVTAMVRKVFENRVTFHDGDAELAPGVTVHHIGGHSRGLQSVRVNTKRGPVVLASDASHYYAHIEQGRVFPLVYNVGDVVEGYEKLKSLGGGLKNVVPGHDPLVLKRYPAAKPELEGWIARLDAEPKS; encoded by the coding sequence ATGACGGACACCTACGAGGTCTATGCGATCAAATACGGCGATCACGATCGCAAAGCGTCGGAGAATTTTCTCGGCGGCGATCCGCATGATGGGCCGATGCCACTCGACTATTTCGTGTGGGCGATCGTCGGCGATAAACGCACGTTCGTGTTGGACACTGGCTTCGAGCCGGCAATCGGCGATAAGCGGCAGCGCCGCATTTCCAAACCGATCAACGAAGGGCTCGCAACGATCGGGATCAAAGTGGACGAAGTGCGCGACATCATCGTCTCGCATCTTCACTACGATCACACGGGGAACTACGAGATGTTCCCCAACGCGCGCTATCACCTGCAGGACTGCGAGATGGCGTATGCGACAGGCCGCTGCATGTGCCACGCGGAGTTACGCAAGCCTTTCGAGGCTGAGGATGTCACCGCGATGGTGCGCAAGGTTTTCGAGAATCGCGTTACGTTTCACGATGGCGATGCGGAACTCGCGCCGGGCGTGACCGTTCACCACATCGGTGGGCATTCGCGCGGTCTGCAGAGCGTGCGCGTGAACACGAAACGCGGGCCCGTCGTGCTGGCGTCGGACGCAAGCCACTACTACGCGCATATCGAACAAGGACGCGTATTTCCGCTCGTCTATAATGTCGGCGATGTCGTGGAAGGTTACGAGAAACTCAAATCGCTCGGCGGCGGTTTGAAGAATGTCGTGCCGGGCCACGATCCGCTGGTGCTAAAGCGATATCCGGCCGCGAAGCCTGAGCTCGAAGGCTGGATCGCGCGGCTCGACGCCGAACCGAAGAGCTAA
- a CDS encoding Flp family type IVb pilin, with product MYLLSRFVRDRSGATAIEYALIASIVSIVIFGSLVFVGTSLNVKFGSVASGVR from the coding sequence ATGTATCTCCTTTCGCGTTTCGTTAGAGATCGATCAGGCGCGACGGCGATAGAGTATGCGTTGATTGCATCAATCGTCTCCATCGTCATCTTCGGCTCCCTTGTTTTTGTCGGCACTTCGCTGAACGTGAAATTTGGTTCGGTCGCAAGCGGCGTCAGATAA
- a CDS encoding TadE/TadG family type IV pilus assembly protein, whose amino-acid sequence MTTINQVSIRTKRPHRRMLKFFARCEDGATAVEFSFIAVPFFALIFAIFELAFIFFGTQMLETATADAAREILTGNQQKKDKEKKPDGTDKTPAEKFAAFKKSVCDPAPAGDSSMLSYLFDCNKIKYDISVFTGFNVGDDAMTAPTNFATFSGTYNPGCPGDTVVVRVMYPWNTSVINWPISALKTLTMNFSNMGDGTRLLMAVTAFRNEPYDARNAPPGCPTS is encoded by the coding sequence ATGACGACAATCAATCAAGTCTCGATCAGAACAAAGCGGCCTCACCGTCGCATGCTAAAATTTTTCGCGCGTTGCGAAGACGGCGCCACCGCCGTGGAATTTTCGTTCATCGCCGTCCCATTCTTCGCACTGATTTTCGCCATATTCGAATTGGCGTTCATCTTCTTTGGCACTCAGATGTTGGAAACTGCGACAGCTGACGCAGCGCGGGAAATACTGACTGGAAATCAGCAGAAGAAAGATAAAGAAAAAAAGCCTGACGGCACCGACAAAACGCCGGCCGAGAAATTCGCAGCGTTCAAGAAAAGTGTCTGCGACCCCGCACCTGCCGGCGACAGCTCTATGCTGTCGTATCTTTTTGATTGCAACAAGATCAAGTACGACATCTCTGTCTTCACTGGCTTCAACGTCGGCGATGACGCGATGACGGCGCCGACCAACTTCGCGACATTCTCCGGAACGTATAACCCAGGGTGCCCAGGCGACACGGTCGTGGTCCGCGTGATGTATCCTTGGAATACAAGCGTGATTAATTGGCCGATCTCCGCGCTAAAAACTCTAACCATGAACTTCTCAAACATGGGCGACGGAACTCGACTGCTGATGGCGGTCACAGCTTTCCGCAACGAACCTTACGATGCCAGAAATGCGCCGCCGGGCTGCCCAACATCATGA
- a CDS encoding DHA2 family efflux MFS transporter permease subunit — translation MSAAPAGGNLRRAFLTVCAMSATVMQALDTTIANVALPYMQGSLSASLDQINWVLTSYIVAAAIMTAPVGWLADRFGRKKLFILCVAGFTVASLLCALAQNIEQMVLFRLLQGMFGAALVPLSQSVMLDSYPPEQRASAMAVWGMGVMLGPIMGPTLGGWLTDQYSWHWVFLINVPIGIVTVLGLIAFMDETKSREELRFDWFGFIALAVGIGSLQLMLDRGEQVGWFESNEIIAEAIISVVGFYYFFAHSLTTREPFIRFAIFRDRNFISGCIFMVVIGVMLFSTMALVTPFMQNMLGYPIVTAGWLLASRGVGTLLSMFAVGRLAKYVEPRYLVLTGVILMAGTLHTMIGFTADTSQHTIVASAIIQGFGLGFIFVPLNTVAFSSLPPHLRTDGTAILTLVRNVASSVGISYVIANLTSGTTVMRSQLAEFITVFNDALRAPDLARFVDINTEQGKALVDQILTQQAMFIAYGNDFKLLMWLAIAATPFVFVIGKIRGKQPAGGAPSHAAMD, via the coding sequence ATGAGCGCCGCGCCTGCCGGCGGAAATCTGCGGCGGGCATTTCTGACCGTCTGCGCGATGTCGGCCACCGTCATGCAGGCGCTCGACACGACGATTGCCAACGTCGCCCTGCCCTATATGCAGGGCTCGCTCTCGGCCTCGCTCGATCAGATCAATTGGGTCCTGACCTCGTACATCGTCGCCGCCGCGATCATGACGGCGCCGGTCGGCTGGCTCGCCGATCGCTTTGGTCGCAAGAAGCTCTTTATCCTTTGCGTCGCCGGCTTCACGGTCGCCTCGCTACTATGCGCCCTCGCGCAGAATATCGAGCAGATGGTCCTGTTCCGTCTGTTGCAAGGCATGTTTGGCGCCGCCCTCGTGCCGCTCTCGCAGTCCGTGATGCTCGATTCCTATCCGCCCGAACAGCGCGCCAGCGCGATGGCCGTCTGGGGCATGGGCGTGATGCTCGGCCCGATCATGGGCCCGACCCTAGGCGGCTGGCTAACAGACCAATATTCCTGGCACTGGGTGTTTCTCATCAACGTGCCGATCGGCATCGTGACGGTGCTCGGCCTCATCGCCTTCATGGACGAGACGAAATCGCGCGAAGAACTGCGCTTCGATTGGTTCGGCTTCATCGCGCTCGCGGTCGGCATCGGCTCGCTGCAGCTGATGCTCGATCGCGGCGAGCAGGTGGGCTGGTTCGAGAGCAACGAGATCATCGCCGAGGCGATCATCTCGGTAGTCGGCTTCTACTATTTCTTCGCCCACTCACTGACGACGCGCGAGCCCTTCATCCGTTTTGCGATCTTCCGCGACCGCAACTTCATCTCAGGTTGCATCTTCATGGTGGTGATCGGCGTGATGCTGTTCTCCACCATGGCCCTGGTGACGCCGTTTATGCAGAACATGCTCGGCTACCCGATCGTCACCGCTGGTTGGTTGCTGGCGTCGCGCGGTGTCGGCACACTGCTCTCGATGTTCGCGGTCGGCCGCCTTGCGAAATACGTCGAGCCGCGCTACCTCGTGCTCACTGGCGTCATCTTGATGGCCGGCACCTTGCACACGATGATCGGCTTCACGGCCGATACCTCGCAGCACACGATCGTGGCTTCAGCGATCATCCAAGGCTTCGGCCTCGGCTTCATCTTTGTGCCGCTGAATACGGTCGCCTTCTCTTCGCTGCCGCCGCACTTGCGCACGGACGGAACCGCGATTCTGACGCTGGTGCGCAACGTTGCCAGCTCGGTCGGCATCTCCTACGTCATCGCAAACCTCACCAGCGGCACCACCGTGATGCGCTCGCAGCTCGCCGAATTCATCACGGTGTTCAACGACGCGCTGCGCGCGCCGGACCTCGCGCGCTTCGTCGACATCAATACGGAGCAAGGCAAAGCGCTCGTCGACCAAATACTGACGCAGCAGGCGATGTTCATCGCTTACGGCAACGATTTCAAATTGCTGATGTGGCTCGCGATCGCCGCAACGCCGTTCGTCTTCGTGATCGGAAAAATACGCGGCAAGCAGCCGGCCGGCGGCGCGCCGTCTCACGCCGCGATGGATTGA
- the cpaB gene encoding Flp pilus assembly protein CpaB, translated as MNLARVIVLLVAVLAGGAAAYMFYQPSEPAAVVEAPKVEGPKVLIAKNDIPIGALVTAKELEWMPWAPNAPTGGFITLQNRPGAMEELRGSIARMAFVAGEPIREAKLIKGTGSGFMAAILPSGKRAMSFEISADTAAAGFILPNDYVDVLLTHQEERTEGKKRESTVRTAVILSDVKILAIDQTIEEKGDSRVIVGKTATLELTPDEVNRLSAARRTGTLSLALRSLADANKPRTEGEAKGNRTEVNIIRFGVSSSNVVE; from the coding sequence ATGAATCTCGCGCGCGTCATAGTGCTGCTGGTCGCCGTCCTGGCGGGGGGCGCAGCTGCCTACATGTTCTACCAACCATCAGAACCAGCTGCGGTCGTTGAGGCACCGAAGGTCGAGGGACCTAAGGTACTGATTGCCAAGAACGACATTCCGATCGGCGCGTTGGTGACCGCAAAGGAACTTGAATGGATGCCGTGGGCGCCAAACGCGCCGACTGGCGGTTTCATAACTTTGCAGAATCGCCCTGGCGCAATGGAAGAACTCCGAGGGTCAATCGCGCGTATGGCCTTCGTTGCCGGCGAGCCTATCCGCGAAGCAAAGCTGATCAAGGGAACGGGCTCGGGCTTCATGGCGGCGATCTTGCCTTCCGGCAAGCGCGCAATGTCGTTCGAAATTTCCGCCGATACAGCGGCTGCCGGCTTCATCCTACCAAATGACTACGTTGACGTTCTCCTGACTCACCAGGAAGAACGGACCGAGGGAAAGAAGCGCGAATCAACCGTTCGCACCGCCGTGATTCTGTCCGACGTGAAGATCTTGGCCATCGATCAAACAATCGAAGAAAAAGGCGACTCGCGCGTGATCGTCGGCAAAACCGCCACTCTCGAACTTACGCCTGACGAGGTGAATCGCCTCTCGGCAGCGCGCCGCACTGGCACCCTCTCGCTGGCGCTACGTAGCCTTGCCGATGCGAACAAACCGCGCACCGAAGGCGAGGCGAAGGGAAACCGGACTGAAGTCAACATCATTCGCTTCGGTGTCAGCTCCAGCAATGTCGTCGAATAA
- a CDS encoding HlyD family secretion protein, which produces MAEPALKLAEAPAPQEAQAKPAAKSPPKRLRFILLIALPLIAAAVGLYVYLAGGRYISTDNAYVGAQKVLITPDVAGKIVKVSVREGEVVQPGQPLFEIDPEPFRLAVIQVESRVASVRTEFASLKTNLASIERLITLAQETVKLRQADVDRKKTLLTNRSGAQFDVDASLAQLVTAQTSLEQMTQQRDALKNQLLDDPNLPIEKFPAFMQAVANLDTAQRDLRLATVRAPMRGTATQVPSIQLGRYVTAGTPVFALMDDDRPWVDANPKETEVTHLRVGQPVSMYVDAYPDQALRGTVASVSPGTGAQFAILPPQNASGNWVKVVQRLPIRIEFAPGQDLQRLRAGMSVNVDIDTGRKRSLAGLFGGNANANGQKP; this is translated from the coding sequence ATGGCCGAACCCGCATTGAAGCTAGCCGAAGCGCCAGCGCCGCAAGAAGCGCAGGCCAAGCCTGCGGCAAAGTCGCCGCCGAAGCGTCTGCGCTTCATTCTACTGATCGCACTGCCGTTGATTGCAGCCGCCGTCGGTCTCTACGTCTATCTCGCGGGTGGCCGCTATATCTCCACCGACAACGCCTATGTCGGTGCGCAGAAAGTCCTGATCACGCCGGACGTCGCCGGCAAGATCGTGAAAGTCTCCGTGCGCGAGGGTGAAGTCGTTCAGCCCGGCCAGCCGCTATTCGAGATCGATCCCGAGCCGTTCCGCCTCGCCGTCATCCAAGTGGAATCGCGCGTCGCTTCGGTGCGCACCGAATTCGCTAGCCTGAAAACGAATCTCGCGTCGATCGAGCGCCTCATCACGCTCGCGCAGGAGACCGTGAAACTTCGTCAAGCCGACGTGGACCGCAAGAAAACGTTGCTGACCAACCGCAGTGGAGCTCAGTTCGACGTCGATGCATCGCTGGCTCAACTTGTCACCGCACAGACCTCGCTCGAACAGATGACGCAGCAGCGCGACGCGCTGAAGAACCAACTGCTCGATGACCCGAATCTGCCGATCGAGAAATTCCCGGCCTTCATGCAAGCGGTCGCGAATCTCGACACCGCGCAGCGCGATCTTCGCCTTGCGACCGTGCGTGCGCCGATGCGCGGCACCGCAACACAGGTGCCGTCCATCCAGCTCGGCCGCTACGTGACCGCTGGCACGCCAGTCTTCGCGCTGATGGATGACGATCGGCCGTGGGTCGACGCCAACCCGAAGGAAACCGAAGTCACGCATCTGCGTGTCGGACAACCGGTCTCTATGTATGTCGATGCCTATCCGGATCAGGCGCTGCGCGGCACCGTCGCTTCGGTCAGCCCGGGCACCGGCGCGCAGTTCGCGATCCTTCCCCCGCAAAATGCGAGCGGCAACTGGGTCAAAGTCGTTCAGCGCCTGCCGATCCGGATCGAATTCGCGCCCGGCCAGGACTTGCAACGCCTCCGCGCCGGGATGAGTGTCAACGTCGACATTGATACGGGCCGCAAGCGCTCGCTTGCCGGTCTGTTCGGCGGCAACGCAAACGCAAACGGACAGAAGCCATGA
- a CDS encoding MarR family winged helix-turn-helix transcriptional regulator: MTKSLGREFAFALNDVARLLRTLADQRVRSLDMTRAQWAVLMRLERYEGLKQAELAEMLDIAPITLTRLVDRLCDNGLVERRNDPSDRRAKRLHLLPAARPMVERLKKLGDAMMDEVLAGVDRETVETILRHLNTTKDNLRAATQQTRLAAE; the protein is encoded by the coding sequence ATGACAAAGTCCCTGGGCCGAGAATTCGCTTTCGCGCTGAACGACGTTGCGCGCCTCCTCCGCACACTCGCGGATCAGCGCGTCCGTTCGCTCGATATGACGCGCGCGCAGTGGGCCGTGCTAATGCGTCTCGAGCGCTACGAAGGCCTGAAGCAGGCCGAACTCGCCGAAATGCTCGACATCGCGCCGATCACGTTGACGCGGCTCGTCGACCGCTTGTGCGACAACGGACTCGTCGAGCGCCGCAACGATCCGAGCGACCGCCGCGCCAAGCGCCTCCACCTTCTGCCCGCCGCCCGCCCGATGGTCGAGCGGCTGAAGAAATTAGGGGACGCGATGATGGACGAAGTTCTCGCAGGCGTGGACCGCGAGACCGTCGAGACCATCCTCCGCCACCTCAACACGACAAAAGACAATCTGCGGGCTGCCACACAGCAGACCCGCCTCGCCGCCGAGTAA
- a CDS encoding pilus assembly protein N-terminal domain-containing protein — translation MIPIKVDEATLVRLPDRVATIIVGNPIVADATMQPGGFLVMTGKSYGETNLVALDRKGQILLERTINVITQPGAVTVFKGVNKESYSCSPTCEPRLTMGDDGGFFGRTSGQSGARASRAESATAISGSMTTGRTNESVGSGGMNINIQMGGGVP, via the coding sequence GTGATCCCGATAAAGGTCGATGAAGCAACATTAGTACGTTTGCCGGACCGGGTTGCTACGATCATTGTCGGCAACCCGATCGTCGCGGATGCAACGATGCAGCCTGGCGGCTTTCTCGTAATGACGGGAAAATCTTACGGTGAGACGAATCTTGTTGCTCTCGATCGCAAGGGCCAGATCCTTCTAGAGCGGACGATCAACGTCATTACTCAGCCAGGCGCCGTTACAGTATTCAAGGGCGTGAATAAAGAAAGCTACTCTTGCAGCCCGACTTGCGAACCGCGCCTCACTATGGGCGACGACGGTGGTTTCTTTGGCCGAACGTCGGGCCAATCTGGCGCGCGCGCCAGTCGTGCCGAGAGCGCAACCGCCATCTCGGGCTCGATGACCACCGGCCGAACAAACGAAAGCGTCGGCAGCGGCGGGATGAACATCAACATTCAGATGGGCGGCGGCGTTCCCTGA
- a CDS encoding glutamine amidotransferase: MTVQASETKKPVLLILHQEHSTPGRAGTALTRLGYPLDIRRPRFGDELPKTMADHSGAIIFGGPQSANDEEEFIKQEIDWINVPLAESKPYLGICLGAQMMARTLGARVFCHVDQRAEVGYYPIRPTAEGLAMNETWPCHVYQWHREGFDLPPGAVMLAEGDEHFPVQAMRYGPAAFAIQFHPEVSHLMMCRWTIRGAARFELPGAKGRDQHFADRPVYDFAIRQWFMSFLDHWLHSGDKVEAPSRRAQRAIEGFEGAMAAAAE; encoded by the coding sequence GTGACGGTCCAGGCTTCAGAAACAAAAAAGCCGGTTCTGCTGATCCTGCATCAGGAGCACTCGACGCCCGGGCGCGCCGGCACGGCGCTGACGCGGCTAGGCTATCCGCTCGACATCCGGCGTCCGCGTTTCGGCGACGAACTGCCGAAGACGATGGCGGATCATTCCGGCGCGATCATCTTCGGTGGCCCGCAGAGCGCTAACGACGAAGAAGAGTTCATCAAGCAAGAGATCGACTGGATCAACGTACCGCTCGCCGAGAGCAAGCCGTATCTCGGCATTTGTCTCGGCGCGCAGATGATGGCGCGCACGCTCGGCGCGCGCGTCTTCTGTCACGTCGATCAGCGCGCAGAGGTCGGCTACTACCCGATCCGGCCGACCGCCGAAGGTCTCGCCATGAACGAGACGTGGCCGTGTCACGTCTATCAATGGCACCGCGAAGGTTTCGATCTGCCGCCCGGCGCTGTGATGCTTGCGGAAGGTGACGAGCATTTTCCCGTGCAGGCGATGCGCTACGGCCCGGCCGCTTTCGCGATCCAGTTCCACCCGGAAGTCTCGCATCTGATGATGTGCCGCTGGACCATTCGCGGCGCGGCGCGCTTCGAGCTTCCGGGCGCTAAAGGGCGCGATCAGCATTTCGCCGATCGCCCCGTCTACGACTTTGCGATCCGCCAGTGGTTCATGAGTTTCCTCGATCACTGGCTGCACAGCGGCGACAAGGTCGAGGCGCCGAGCCGTCGTGCGCAACGCGCCATCGAAGGTTTCGAAGGCGCCATGGCGGCTGCCGCGGAGTAG
- a CDS encoding Flp family type IVb pilin → MKNLIARFAKDESGATAIEYGLIAALISVVIIGVLGIIGTSLNVKFGSVAASLQ, encoded by the coding sequence ATGAAGAATCTTATCGCACGTTTTGCTAAGGACGAGTCGGGCGCAACGGCTATCGAATACGGCCTCATCGCTGCCCTCATCTCGGTCGTGATTATCGGCGTTCTTGGCATTATCGGCACCAGCCTGAACGTCAAGTTCGGTTCGGTTGCTGCTTCGCTGCAGTAA
- a CDS encoding DoxX family protein yields the protein MNFTFLAPYEPQLRSILRIMTAATFFTHGTQKLFEWPAKAGFPLSTLTYTAATLEVIGGFLLIIGLFSRPVAFILSGLMACAYFMGHAFGANGFVFFPLLNRGEAAMLFCFIFLYLSAAGPGPWSVDAQRGQA from the coding sequence ATGAACTTCACATTCCTCGCACCGTACGAACCGCAGCTGCGCAGCATCCTGCGCATCATGACGGCGGCGACGTTCTTCACGCACGGCACGCAGAAGCTCTTCGAGTGGCCCGCCAAGGCCGGCTTCCCGCTTTCGACCCTCACCTACACGGCGGCGACGCTCGAAGTGATCGGCGGCTTCCTGCTAATCATCGGTCTCTTCTCGCGGCCGGTCGCGTTTATCCTGTCGGGCCTGATGGCTTGCGCCTACTTCATGGGTCACGCCTTCGGCGCCAACGGCTTCGTCTTCTTCCCGCTGCTCAACCGGGGTGAAGCCGCGATGCTGTTCTGCTTCATCTTCCTGTATCTGTCGGCCGCCGGCCCGGGTCCGTGGAGCGTCGACGCACAGCGCGGCCAGGCTTAG
- a CDS encoding glucokinase gives MSDILLADIGGTNSRFAVVGPDGRPDRFEELRNDNFGSMAEVLAHYLDTTGIKPQAMVGGFAGPILNDSVKLTNRGWDFRMSELKQRFGFQAVKAMNDFEAAAWSLLRLAPDDIQPIGSVSPKAEGARVILGPGTGLGAAALIDAGGGPVVVTGEGGNISFGPAHDDEEAIFARIRQKLGFVSAEWMLSGRGLERLYVAINVGIEPKPAREITPLAKRGDEPARKAVAMFVRLLGRYAGDLALLFKATGGVYITGGVARRIAPLLDAATFRSGFETHPPYEKFLAGVPTTLITYDQPGLLGCAVVAGTLALKN, from the coding sequence ATGAGCGATATTCTTCTCGCCGATATCGGCGGCACCAACAGCCGCTTCGCTGTGGTCGGGCCGGATGGACGGCCCGACCGTTTCGAGGAGCTGCGCAACGATAATTTCGGCTCGATGGCCGAAGTGCTCGCGCACTATCTCGACACGACCGGGATCAAACCGCAGGCGATGGTCGGTGGGTTTGCGGGGCCGATCCTCAACGACAGCGTGAAGCTTACCAATCGCGGGTGGGACTTTCGGATGTCGGAGCTCAAGCAGCGTTTCGGATTCCAAGCCGTCAAAGCGATGAACGACTTCGAGGCGGCGGCGTGGTCGTTGCTACGCCTCGCGCCGGACGACATCCAGCCGATCGGCTCGGTATCACCGAAAGCCGAAGGCGCGCGAGTCATTCTCGGCCCGGGGACGGGGCTCGGGGCTGCGGCTTTGATCGATGCCGGCGGTGGTCCCGTCGTCGTCACGGGCGAGGGCGGGAATATCTCGTTCGGTCCGGCGCATGACGACGAGGAGGCGATCTTCGCACGCATTCGGCAGAAGCTCGGCTTCGTGTCTGCCGAGTGGATGCTGTCCGGCCGCGGCCTCGAGCGGCTCTACGTCGCGATCAATGTCGGCATCGAGCCGAAGCCGGCGCGCGAAATTACGCCGCTGGCGAAGCGCGGCGACGAGCCCGCGAGGAAGGCAGTCGCGATGTTTGTCCGTCTGCTCGGACGCTACGCGGGCGATCTCGCGCTGCTGTTCAAGGCGACCGGCGGCGTCTACATCACGGGCGGCGTTGCGCGCCGCATTGCGCCGCTGCTCGATGCGGCGACTTTCCGCTCAGGCTTCGAGACGCATCCGCCCTACGAGAAATTCCTCGCCGGCGTGCCGACGACGCTCATCACCTACGATCAACCGGGATTGCTCGGCTGTGCTGTCGTCGCCGGGACGCTGGCGCTGAAGAACTAA